GCCGCATCACTCGCAAGGAATTGGACGCCCTGCGCCTCAAAATTGGCTTCTCGTTTCAGAACAGCGCCCTCTACGACAGCATGACGGTGAAAGAGAACCTGGAGTTCCCGCTGGTGCGGCACGCCAAGCACATGACGCAGCGCGACCGCGACCGGGTAATTGACGTGGTGCTGGAGGCGGTGGGCCTTGCAAAGGCCATCCACCAGATGCCATCGGAGCTGTCGGGTGGTCAGCGGAAGCGGATAGGCATTGCCCGGACGCTCATCCTGCGGCCCGAGATCATGCTCTACGACGAGCCCACTGCAGGGCTGGACCCCATCACCAGCATAGAGATAAACAAACTGATAAACGAGGTGCAGCGAAGGTTCAACACCTCCTCCATCATCATCACGCACGACCTGACCTGCGCCAGGGCCA
This window of the Pontibacter russatus genome carries:
- a CDS encoding ABC transporter ATP-binding protein, with amino-acid sequence MEEKKLNPNIDRSRKVIFIRGLQKAFDDNVILRGVDLDLYQGENLVVLGRSGTGKSVLIKIISGLLRADAGVVNVLGQDVSRITRKELDALRLKIGFSFQNSALYDSMTVKENLEFPLVRHAKHMTQRDRDRVIDVVLEAVGLAKAIHQMPSELSGGQRKRIGIARTLILRPEIMLYDEPTAGLDPITSIEINKLINEVQRRFNTSSIIITHDLTCARATGDRVVMLLDGQFQRQGTFEEVFATDDERVKAFYNYNFTD